One part of the Engraulis encrasicolus isolate BLACKSEA-1 chromosome 17, IST_EnEncr_1.0, whole genome shotgun sequence genome encodes these proteins:
- the LOC134467577 gene encoding interferon-inducible GTPase 5-like, with protein sequence MERELAVEVEAAIKASGASTFEEAQEKAKQEFEELCHVTLNIAVTGGTGAGKSSFVNAIRGVKEGDEERAAPTDVVECTKTPTMYPHPTMPNVNIWDLPGIGTEKFQTKKYIKDVNLDNYDFFLILTCTRLTEHDIMLAKEIRKNKKNFYFVRTKIDQDVKSEKRKGKAEEQTLSVIRQDLKEKLNDFPSAQIFLVSSWKLDKFDFHEMMCVLEKDLPEKKQDALTLSLPVYSIEILKKKYKAFKRGIWAQASASGAVGAAPLPGVSAAFDVTTISAFLTKVYYSFGLDDTSMKQLSDRVGKPIPADFKHSKLVKAIASKSVTALQVELTGFIVAEAIESALRFIPIAGSVAGAGMSFWSTYLALRKGLDELFTVSKKMLEMAKLK encoded by the coding sequence ATGGAGCGTGAGCTGGCTGTTGAAGTTGAAGCTGCGATAAAGGCATCTGGAGCATCCACCTTTGAGGAAGCccaagaaaaagcaaaacaagagttTGAAGAATTGTGTCATGTCACCCTCAATATTGCTGTGACAGGGGGGACAGGGGCAGGAAAGTCCTCTTTTGTGAATGCCATCAGGGGTGTCAAAGAAGGTGATGAAGAAAGAGCTGCCCCCACTGATGTTGTGGAATGCACCAAGACACCCACAATGTACCCCCACCCAACCATGCCCAACGTCAACATATGGGATCTGCCGGGTATAGGGACAGAGAAGTTCCAAACTAAGAAATACATAAAAGATGTTAATTTAGATAATTATGACTTTTTCCTGATACTCACATGCACAAGACTAACAGAGCATGACATAATGCTAGCTAAAGAAAtcagaaaaaacaaaaagaatttTTATTTTGTCCGTACAAAAATCGACCAGGATGTGAAATCAgaaaagaggaagggaaaggcAGAAGAGCAAACACTAAGTGTCATCCGACAAGACCTTAAAGAAAAACTCAACGACTTTCCTTCGGCTCAAATCTTCCTTGTGTCATCGTGGAAGCTGGATAAGTTTGACTTCCATgagatgatgtgtgtgctggagaAAGACCTTCCAGAGAAGAAGCAAGATGCTCTAACTCTTAGTTTGCCTGTGTATTCAATTGAGATTCTTAAGAAGAAGTACAAAGCATTCAAGAGAGGTATCTGGGCTCAGGCCTCTGCATCTGgtgctgttggagcagccccATTGCCAGGTGTATCAGCTGCATTTGATGTTACAACAATCTCTGCTTTTCTCACCAAGGTCTACTATTCATTTGGTTTAGATGATACATCCATGAAGCAGCTTTCAGACAGAGTAGGCAAGCCAATTCCTGCAGATTTCAAGCATTCAAAACTAGTGAAAGCAATTGCCTCCAAATCTGTGACTGCTCTGCAAGTTGAACTAACTGGCTTTATAGTGGCAGAAGCAATAGAATCAGCCCTCAGATTCATACCAATCGCTGGAAGTGTAGCTGGGGCAGGTATGTCATTCTGGAGCACATACTTAGCACTCAGAAAGGGCTTGGATGAGCTATTTACGGTTTCCAAAAAGATGCTTGAAATGGCAAAATTGAAGTAa